The Candidatus Margulisiibacteriota bacterium genome window below encodes:
- the truB gene encoding tRNA pseudouridine(55) synthase TruB translates to MEEIQGIYNIWKPLGLTSHDVVKKIRWISKVKKVGHAGTLDPGAEGVLVVCIGREYTKTISSIANTTKEYVVGMTLGIITDSYDREGKVIKKESVAIADDRILEIVKKYKGEQEQIPPMFSAVHHNGKRLYELARQGIEVERAPRKITIHDIAVEKITPGDNPEVTMRVSCSSGTYIRTLCFDIGNDLGCGAFASFIIRTRVGNYNERDSITLEEFENAHKK, encoded by the coding sequence ATGGAAGAAATACAGGGAATATATAATATTTGGAAACCGCTCGGATTAACATCTCATGATGTAGTTAAGAAAATCAGATGGATTTCTAAGGTGAAAAAAGTAGGTCATGCAGGAACACTAGATCCCGGTGCGGAAGGTGTTCTCGTTGTTTGTATCGGAAGAGAGTATACCAAGACTATATCTTCTATAGCAAATACTACAAAAGAATATGTGGTAGGAATGACGTTGGGTATTATTACCGATTCCTATGATAGGGAAGGGAAGGTTATCAAAAAAGAGAGTGTAGCTATCGCCGATGATCGTATCCTTGAGATTGTGAAGAAATATAAAGGAGAACAGGAGCAAATTCCACCGATGTTCTCCGCAGTCCATCATAATGGAAAACGTCTCTATGAACTGGCTAGACAGGGGATAGAGGTCGAGAGGGCACCGCGTAAGATAACCATCCATGATATTGCCGTTGAAAAAATAACTCCCGGAGATAATCCTGAAGTGACGATGCGGGTTTCCTGTTCAAGTGGAACGTATATCCGGACATTATGTTTCGATATCGGAAATGATTTGGGGTGCGGCGCATTTGCCTCGTTTATTATCAGGACTAGGGTCGGTAATTATAATGAACGTGATAGTATCACATTAGAGGAATTTGAAAATGCCCATAAAAAATAA
- a CDS encoding 30S ribosome-binding factor RbfA: protein MNREIRIAGVIKKEISHIIQAKVHDNRIGFVSVTNVEVTKDLSYAKVYISTYGTDEDRKKAIAGLKHAKGFIKRELAQILQIRQMPDLTFIDDRSIEHGVEMIGKLKYLDHAREDLTSDDKR, encoded by the coding sequence ATGAATCGCGAAATTCGAATCGCCGGAGTAATAAAAAAGGAAATATCACATATCATTCAAGCAAAAGTGCATGATAACCGTATTGGGTTTGTGAGCGTGACGAATGTTGAAGTTACCAAAGATTTGTCTTATGCCAAAGTCTATATAAGTACTTATGGTACGGATGAGGATAGGAAAAAGGCAATTGCCGGGCTGAAGCATGCCAAAGGGTTCATAAAACGAGAGCTAGCACAAATACTTCAGATACGGCAGATGCCTGATTTAACATTTATTGATGATCGGTCAATCGAGCATGGAGTTGAAATGATTGGAAAATTAAAATATTTAGACCATGCGCGTGAAGATCTGACATCCGATGACAAACGTTAG
- a CDS encoding translation initiation factor IF-2: MSRIRIYQLAKDLNRSTKDIIDALAKLGVKVVGHNSTIDDYQAVKIRDYFVPKNVVQKPKLIIRKIGEVKEREAEAAAVAAAAAAEALKVESAPEVISKPIEAIPEMKKEGEKQENPSEIQKTKPQTIELPDTNKRLPQQVQRVITMKESETKPERRQETTIVIAPAPGEKPAGEAAPATTAAPKEEKKRDQKSDIKSKEERQELIKEKQSQRRQKREKKRKQKQDKEPVIEQEENVEDDGSVKIIQIDKQQFTIKELADTLRVGLGDIMKVVLSKGMLLTLNSEIDYSLAVQLAEPFNIVLEQKEVISKKQEREEAMLLSQLDEKEENLILRPAVVTIMGHVDHGKTKLLDTIRKANVVDKEAGGITQHIGAYQVKVKDKMITFLDTPGHEAFTEIRARGAQVTDIVVLIVAADDGVMPQTKEAIDHAKAAAVPIIVAINKVDKADADPERVKQQLTEFGLVTEEWGGDTVCIPISAKFGQGVEELLEMITLVAELKELKANPNKDAQGIIIEAKLTSNRGPVATAIIKSGTLRVGDSFVIGPIFGKVRAMLDYKGNPITEAPPSTPVEILGISQVPTTGDIVQVVKSEKEAKSIADKRRIELEEEKRRKRTLSLESFSKRIQEGEVATLNILIKADTQGSVDALEKSLTELYSEKVHLNIVHSGTGSITESDIMLAKVSEAIVFGFNVPVNGEVRKIAEDEGVDIKLYNIIYKIIEDVQSVLEGMEKPEFEKIRVGLIEVRALFTFSKVGAIAGCIVKSGRVQKSSNIVVVRNNAAIFEGRLSSLKRFQEDAKEVKEGYECGLVVKDFNDFQVGDLVEVYDLVEKK, from the coding sequence ATGTCAAGAATTAGAATATATCAATTGGCAAAGGATTTGAACAGAAGTACGAAAGATATAATCGATGCTCTTGCTAAGCTTGGAGTTAAGGTGGTTGGGCATAATTCAACGATCGACGATTATCAGGCAGTCAAGATAAGAGATTATTTTGTCCCTAAAAATGTTGTTCAAAAACCTAAGTTAATTATTCGTAAGATAGGCGAAGTTAAAGAAAGAGAAGCAGAAGCAGCAGCTGTGGCAGCAGCAGCGGCAGCAGAAGCTCTTAAAGTGGAAAGTGCTCCGGAAGTAATAAGTAAACCAATAGAAGCTATACCGGAAATGAAAAAAGAAGGCGAAAAACAAGAAAACCCATCTGAAATCCAAAAAACTAAACCGCAGACGATAGAATTACCAGACACAAATAAGAGATTGCCGCAGCAAGTTCAGCGTGTTATTACAATGAAGGAGTCTGAAACAAAGCCTGAAAGACGGCAGGAAACCACAATTGTTATTGCTCCTGCTCCTGGAGAGAAGCCAGCTGGAGAAGCGGCTCCTGCTACAACGGCGGCACCTAAAGAAGAAAAAAAGCGAGATCAAAAGTCAGATATTAAAAGTAAAGAAGAACGACAAGAGTTAATAAAGGAAAAGCAGAGTCAGCGACGTCAAAAAAGAGAAAAAAAGAGAAAACAGAAACAAGATAAAGAGCCTGTCATTGAGCAGGAAGAGAATGTCGAAGACGATGGTAGTGTAAAGATTATTCAGATAGATAAACAACAGTTTACAATTAAAGAATTGGCAGATACTCTTCGGGTTGGGCTTGGAGATATCATGAAAGTTGTTTTGTCAAAAGGGATGCTTTTAACACTTAATTCGGAAATTGATTATTCTCTTGCCGTACAACTTGCCGAACCCTTTAATATTGTGCTAGAGCAAAAAGAAGTTATTAGCAAAAAACAAGAAAGGGAAGAAGCGATGCTTCTTTCCCAGCTCGACGAAAAAGAGGAAAATCTTATATTGCGTCCCGCTGTTGTTACTATCATGGGTCACGTTGATCATGGTAAAACAAAGCTTCTTGATACTATTCGAAAAGCAAATGTTGTAGATAAGGAAGCTGGCGGTATTACGCAGCATATTGGAGCTTATCAGGTTAAAGTCAAGGATAAAATGATTACATTCCTTGATACTCCTGGTCATGAAGCTTTTACGGAAATACGGGCACGTGGTGCTCAAGTTACAGATATTGTTGTCTTGATTGTCGCTGCTGATGATGGCGTTATGCCACAGACGAAAGAAGCGATTGACCATGCAAAAGCAGCAGCAGTTCCAATAATTGTTGCAATTAACAAAGTTGATAAAGCTGATGCCGACCCTGAAAGAGTTAAACAACAGCTTACTGAGTTTGGACTCGTTACTGAAGAATGGGGCGGAGACACGGTATGTATTCCGATTTCTGCTAAGTTCGGGCAAGGTGTTGAAGAACTTCTGGAGATGATCACCCTTGTAGCTGAACTAAAAGAATTAAAGGCGAACCCAAATAAAGATGCTCAAGGTATTATTATCGAGGCTAAGCTTACCAGTAACCGTGGCCCTGTTGCTACAGCCATTATTAAGAGCGGTACTTTACGTGTTGGAGATTCTTTTGTTATCGGACCGATTTTTGGAAAAGTACGTGCAATGCTTGACTATAAAGGGAATCCGATTACTGAAGCCCCGCCATCCACCCCGGTAGAAATTTTGGGGATATCTCAGGTGCCGACAACTGGAGACATTGTACAGGTTGTAAAAAGTGAGAAGGAAGCAAAATCTATTGCCGATAAGCGCAGAATAGAGTTAGAGGAAGAGAAGCGTCGTAAACGTACGTTATCACTTGAGAGTTTTTCAAAACGTATTCAGGAAGGTGAAGTAGCAACCCTTAATATCCTTATAAAAGCTGATACTCAAGGATCTGTAGATGCTCTTGAGAAATCTCTTACCGAACTTTATTCAGAGAAAGTGCATTTAAATATTGTTCATAGCGGGACAGGTTCTATTACTGAATCTGACATAATGCTTGCAAAAGTTTCTGAAGCTATTGTTTTCGGATTTAATGTTCCTGTTAATGGCGAAGTTCGAAAGATTGCTGAAGATGAGGGCGTCGACATAAAGTTGTACAATATCATCTATAAGATAATTGAAGATGTTCAATCAGTACTCGAAGGTATGGAAAAACCGGAATTTGAAAAGATAAGAGTTGGTTTAATTGAAGTCAGAGCGCTGTTTACCTTTTCGAAGGTGGGAGCTATCGCGGGATGTATAGTTAAGTCCGGGCGTGTACAAAAATCCTCGAATATTGTAGTTGTGAGAAATAATGCGGCTATATTTGAAGGCAGATTAAGTTCGCTTAAACGATTCCAGGAAGATGCAAAAGAAGTTAAAGAAGGCTATGAATGCGGACTTGTTGTTAAAGATTTTAATGATTTCCAGGTTGGGGACCTTGTTGAGGTCTATGATTTGGTTGAGAAAAAGTAG
- the nusA gene encoding transcription termination/antitermination protein NusA (modifies transcription through interactions with RNA polymerase affecting elongation, readthrough, termination, and antitermination) encodes MAQIESERGVDRSVLVRAISDSLLSACKKKFENAENLRVELNELTGETRVFAEKEVIEKVTDEETQISLEEAMEYDDSFKVGDILEIEVTPDDFGRIAAQTAKQVIIQRIREAEKNSIFNEFKGKEGTIISGVVQKLERRNILINLGRIETILGPSDQIPGEIYKPKDRIKLYVVEVRKTPKGPQVVTSRSHPRMLQKLFELEIPEIQDGIIEVKGVSRDPGSRSKIAVKSNNPDIGAVGTCVGKMGSRIQAIIREIGNEKIDIVEWSEDPETLISNALKPAKIARIKIVDLKEKKAEITVPDDQLSLAIGKGGQNVRLAAKLTNWKIDILKLSDIRAVEEQHIKEQEEILIKEVAKRQAEENTLPTEDQE; translated from the coding sequence ATGGCTCAAATAGAAAGCGAACGGGGTGTTGATAGGTCTGTATTAGTGCGGGCTATATCCGATTCGTTACTTTCAGCATGCAAGAAGAAGTTTGAAAATGCTGAAAACTTGAGAGTAGAGCTCAATGAGCTAACCGGTGAGACTAGAGTGTTCGCAGAGAAAGAAGTTATCGAAAAAGTAACTGATGAAGAAACGCAAATATCTCTTGAAGAAGCTATGGAATATGATGACAGCTTTAAGGTAGGAGATATTCTTGAAATAGAGGTTACTCCAGATGATTTTGGTAGAATTGCTGCTCAGACAGCTAAGCAGGTAATTATTCAGCGGATAAGAGAAGCAGAAAAAAATTCAATTTTTAATGAATTTAAAGGCAAGGAAGGTACTATTATTTCTGGTGTTGTTCAGAAGCTTGAGCGCAGAAATATTCTTATTAATTTGGGAAGAATCGAAACCATTTTAGGTCCGAGTGATCAAATCCCTGGAGAGATCTATAAACCTAAGGATAGGATTAAACTTTATGTCGTAGAAGTTAGGAAAACACCGAAAGGACCTCAAGTTGTTACCTCTCGATCACATCCTAGGATGCTGCAGAAATTGTTTGAATTAGAAATACCGGAAATACAAGATGGAATTATTGAAGTTAAGGGTGTATCCCGTGATCCGGGATCGCGATCAAAGATAGCTGTTAAGTCAAATAACCCGGATATAGGTGCGGTAGGTACGTGCGTTGGAAAAATGGGAAGTCGGATCCAGGCAATTATCAGGGAGATCGGAAATGAGAAGATTGACATCGTTGAATGGTCGGAAGATCCTGAAACGCTTATTTCGAATGCTCTGAAGCCTGCGAAAATAGCCAGAATAAAAATCGTAGATTTAAAGGAAAAAAAGGCTGAAATTACAGTTCCGGATGACCAGCTTTCATTAGCGATTGGAAAAGGTGGACAAAATGTCAGATTGGCAGCTAAATTAACCAATTGGAAAATTGATATCTTGAAGTTATCGGATATTCGAGCAGTTGAAGAGCAGCATATTAAAGAGCAGGAAGAAATTTTGATTAAAGAAGTAGCGAAGAGACAAGCAGAAGAAAACACGCTTCCGACAGAAGATCAGGAATGA